A stretch of the Lolium perenne isolate Kyuss_39 chromosome 3, Kyuss_2.0, whole genome shotgun sequence genome encodes the following:
- the LOC127344545 gene encoding uncharacterized protein, which produces MVRPSISWGCILLLLCFASMGDAEYMKYKDPKQPVNTRIKDLLGRMTLAEKIGQTTQIERTVASADVMRKYFIGSILSGGGSVPAPQATPAMWVNMVNEFQKGALSTRLGIPMIYGIDAVHGNNNVYNATIFPHNVGLGATRDPDLARRIGEATALEVRATGIPYAFAPCVAVCRDPRWGRCYESYSEDHKIVQQMTDIILGLQGEIPVNQTKGVPYVAGKDKVAACAKHFVGDGGTHNGINENNTIVDERGLLGIHMPPYYDSIIKGVATVMVSYSSVNGAKMHANHDLVTGYLKSKLRFRGFVISDWLGIDRITSPPTANYTYSVQAGINAGIDMVMVPFNFTRYIDDATSLVNKSIISMSRIDDAVSRILRVKFTMGLFENPLADLSFADQLGKKEHRELAREAVRKSLVLLKNGNTPNQQFLPLPKKAKRILVAGSHASNLGYQCGGWSIEWMGGSGDITVGTTILDAIKATVDDSTSVVYSENPDDSFMKKNDFSFAIVVVGEPPYAETVGDNSDLTILDPGPDTIRNICSRVKCAVVIVSGRPVVIEPYLPLMEALIAAWLPGTEGQGVADVLFGDYGFTGKLSRTWFKSVDQLPMNVGDPHYDPLFPFGFGLTVNSSQPGFSEARSHGDKKEITVCVALSLVLSMVLTFDLGIGIFQRGAALL; this is translated from the exons ATGGTACGCCCCAGCATTTCTTGGGGATGCATTCTTCTGCTGCTATGTTTTGCTTCGATGGGAGATGCAGAGTACATGAAGTACAAGGATCCGAAGCAGCCTGTCAACACCAGAATCAAGGACCTTCTTGGTAGAATGACTCTTGCTGAAAAGATCGGCCAAACGACGCAGATCGAGCGCACGGTTGCGTCTGCGGACGTCATGAGAAAATACTTCATAG GTAGCATCTTAAGTGGTGGTGGAAGCGTCCCTGCTCCCCAGGCCACTCCTGCAATGTGGGTCAACATGGTAAATGAATTCCAGAAAGGTGCCTTGTCAACACGTCTGGGAATTCCTATGATTTATGGGATTGATGCCGTTCATGGTAATAACAACGTCTACAACGCCACCATATTCCCTCACAACGTTGGGCTTGGAGCTACAAG GGATCCTGACCTTGCAAGGAGGATTGGTGAAGCAACTGCTCTTGAAGTACGGGCAACAGGCATTCCATATGCCTTTGCTCCATGTGTTGCA GTTTGCAGAGATCCAAGATGGGGTCGATGCTATGAGAGCTACAGTGAAGACCACAAGATTGTTCAGCAGATGACAGATATTATCCTTGGTCTGCAAGGAGAGATTCCAGTTAATCAAACCAAAGGTGTTCCTTATGTTGCTGGAAA GGATAAAGTTGCTGCTTGTGCTAAACACTTCGTTGGTGATGGTGGAACGCATAATGGAATCAATGAGAACAACACGATAGTTGACGAGCGTGGACTGCTAGGCATTCACATGCCACCATACTATGACTCCATTATAAAGGGTGTTGCAACTGTTATGGTCTCATATTCAAGCGTGAATGGTGCAAAAATGCATGCCAATCATGATCTAGTCACTGGCTACTTGAAATCCAAACTGCGCTTTAGA GGTTTTGTGATATCTGATTGGCTAGGAATAGACCGGATAACCTCACCACCTACTGCAAACTATACTTACTCCGTGCAAGCTGGAATAAATGCTGGTATTGATATG GTTATGGTGCCATTCAATTTCACCCGTTACATTGATGATGCGACATCTCTTGTTAACAAGAGTATCATCAGCATGAGCAGAATCGATGATGCTGTGAGTCGTATCCTTCGAGTGAAATTTACAATGGGCCTGTTCGAGAACCCTTTAGCTGATCTTAGCTTCGCAGATCAGCTTGGAAAGAAG GAGCACAGGGAATTGGCTAGAGAAGCTGTCAGGAAATCACTCGTTCTATTGAAAAACGGCAACACTCCTAATCAACAATTCCTGCCTCTCCCAAAGAAAGCTAAAAGGATACTTGTAGCTGGAAGTCATGCTAGCAATTTGGGCTACCAGTGTGGTGGGTGGTCAATTGAATGGATGGGTGGCAGTGGAGATATTACCGTTG GAACAACAATTCTTGATGCCATAAAGGCCACTGTTGATGATTCAACATCTGTTGTCTACTCTGAGAACCCTGATGACAGCTTCATGAAGAAAAAcgatttttcgtttgctatcgttGTTGTTGGTGAGCCACCATATGCTGAAACAGTAGGTGATAATAGTGACCTGACTATCCTAGATCCTGGTCCAGACACAATCCGAAACATCTGCTCGAGAGTTAAATGTGCAGTTGTTATCGTCTCTGGACGGCCCGTTGTCATTGAACCATATCTTCCTTTGATGGAAGCGCTTATTGCTGCCTGGCTTCCTGGCACAGAAGGTCAGGGTGTTGCTGATGTCCTTTTTGGGGACTACGGATTCACAGGGAAGCTTTCGCGCACTTGGTTCAAATCAGTTGACCAGCTGCCCATGAATGTCGGAGACCCACACTATGACCCACTCTTCCCTTTCGGCTTCGGATTGACAGTAAATTCATCACAGCCTGG GTTCTCGGAAGCCAGAAGTCACGGAGACAAGAAGGAAATAACGGTTTGTGTCGCGTTGAGTTTGGTACTGTCAATGGTGCTGACTTTTGATTTGGGCATAGGTATATTTCAGCGTGGAGCCGCACTTTTGTAG